In a single window of the Planctomycetia bacterium genome:
- a CDS encoding O-methyltransferase, translated as MSDTSTLVTAAHFEYVAAHTTGDDGFLRQLKDAARAAGLPAIWIAPEQAAFMQILLRLVHAREVIEVGTLAGYSAIWMARSLPVGGRVRTIELDLGHAAFAREWIGRSDVAKKIELHQGAGAEVLPTFADDSADAAFLDADKSSYPIYLREALRIVRRGGLIMVDNAFAFGLLLSDQPTDREVPAVRAFNEYMSTVKQIQSVIVPIGDGLWVGVKL; from the coding sequence ATGTCCGACACCTCGACGCTTGTGACGGCCGCGCACTTTGAGTACGTCGCGGCGCACACCACCGGGGACGACGGTTTCCTGCGCCAATTGAAGGATGCGGCGCGCGCTGCGGGGCTGCCCGCCATCTGGATCGCGCCCGAGCAGGCGGCATTCATGCAAATCCTCCTTCGCCTTGTGCACGCTCGCGAGGTGATCGAAGTGGGGACACTCGCCGGATACTCCGCCATCTGGATGGCCCGGTCTCTGCCGGTCGGCGGCCGCGTCAGAACCATCGAGCTCGATTTAGGACACGCAGCGTTTGCCCGAGAGTGGATCGGCCGATCCGACGTCGCCAAAAAGATCGAACTGCATCAAGGCGCCGGCGCCGAGGTCTTGCCGACGTTCGCGGATGATTCGGCGGATGCCGCCTTTCTCGATGCGGACAAGTCGAGCTACCCAATTTACCTGCGCGAGGCGCTCCGCATTGTTCGCCGCGGCGGATTGATCATGGTGGATAACGCCTTTGCATTCGGATTACTCCTCAGCGATCAGCCGACCGACCGCGAAGTTCCCGCCGTGCGTGCGTTTAACGAATACATGTCAACTGTAAAGCAGATTCAGAGCGTCATTGTCCCCATCGGCGACGGTCTGTGGGTGGGCGTCAAGCTCTGA
- a CDS encoding amidohydrolase family protein: MSAKSHVHGIRSRWICPIDRPPIEDGLIGIAGGRIVAVGRAGEVEADSNEDIGDAILIPGLINAHTHLELGWCRGLISPRPLWEWFDELIRLNRLPEAGANRSRSIAHGAAESLAAGVTCVADISRTGASAEILRGTPIRSRCYVELISEAATLPNSAATLETRLSGLLPADGTRFQLGISPHAPYSVSEADLSGCAEVAARLDLPLMMHLLETTEERDWYGQGGGAVDDYLTRHNLKRSKTNAPQDAIELLAQTGILARAPLLAHVNYVSDDQIRRIREAGASVVWCPRTHDYFGHETHRWCDMIAAGINVCFGTDSLASAPSLSIIEELRHVARSSPGTSASTLLECATIRAAVALQLDSVIGSLSIGKDADMSSFQWTADGDAEPAKNLIHSGKSVEKIWIRGESIHQTLPQD, from the coding sequence ATGTCCGCTAAGAGTCACGTTCACGGGATTCGATCGCGGTGGATATGCCCGATAGATCGTCCGCCCATTGAGGATGGATTGATCGGCATCGCAGGCGGTCGCATCGTCGCGGTTGGCCGTGCGGGCGAGGTTGAGGCTGATTCGAATGAGGACATCGGCGATGCGATTCTGATCCCGGGCCTGATCAACGCACATACACATCTGGAATTGGGGTGGTGCCGGGGACTCATTTCACCTCGTCCGTTGTGGGAGTGGTTCGACGAGTTGATTCGGCTGAATCGACTCCCGGAGGCCGGGGCGAATCGCAGCAGATCCATCGCCCACGGGGCGGCCGAGTCGCTCGCGGCGGGCGTAACCTGCGTCGCGGACATATCCCGAACCGGGGCATCCGCCGAGATATTGCGTGGCACTCCCATCCGATCGCGATGTTACGTGGAGCTTATCAGCGAAGCCGCGACTTTGCCGAATAGCGCGGCGACTTTAGAGACGAGATTGTCCGGCCTGCTGCCGGCGGACGGCACTCGTTTCCAACTGGGCATTTCACCGCACGCGCCATACAGCGTTTCCGAGGCCGATTTGTCCGGTTGTGCCGAGGTGGCTGCGCGCCTCGACCTGCCGCTCATGATGCATCTGCTTGAGACCACAGAGGAGCGCGATTGGTACGGGCAAGGCGGCGGCGCTGTCGACGACTACCTTACTCGACACAATCTTAAGCGTTCAAAGACGAATGCGCCGCAAGATGCGATCGAACTACTTGCGCAAACCGGAATACTCGCACGCGCCCCGCTGCTCGCTCACGTCAACTACGTTTCCGACGATCAGATACGGCGAATACGAGAGGCCGGCGCCAGCGTGGTCTGGTGCCCGCGAACGCACGACTATTTCGGTCACGAAACGCATCGCTGGTGCGACATGATCGCGGCAGGCATCAACGTCTGTTTCGGCACCGACAGCCTTGCCAGTGCGCCGTCACTCTCCATCATTGAAGAGTTGCGACATGTCGCGCGATCAAGTCCCGGCACATCCGCGTCGACTTTGCTTGAATGCGCCACGATTCGCGCTGCCGTCGCGCTGCAACTCGATTCGGTCATCGGATCGCTCAGCATCGGAAAGGATGCGGATATGTCATCATTCCAGTGGACCGCTGATGGCGATGCCGAGCCTGCGAAAAACCTGATTCACAGTGGAAAGTCTGTGGAGAAGATTTGGATTCGCGGAGAATCCATCCACCAAACCCTACCCCAGGATTGA
- a CDS encoding DUF1844 domain-containing protein has product MSDQDQRLQIDDDWKSEAAAEKARLAETVEEQESRGMPAADFVGLVQLLAMQAVVGLGGFAGPGGQEIPPNLELAKHHIDMLEVIETKTKGNLTPEEKRILDTTLHQLRMGYVESLRGASAPPRGPQA; this is encoded by the coding sequence ATGAGCGATCAGGACCAGCGACTACAAATAGATGACGACTGGAAGAGCGAGGCGGCGGCGGAGAAAGCCCGTCTGGCGGAGACCGTGGAGGAGCAGGAATCCCGCGGAATGCCGGCCGCGGATTTCGTCGGGTTGGTTCAACTGCTCGCCATGCAGGCGGTCGTGGGTCTCGGCGGGTTTGCCGGGCCGGGCGGGCAGGAGATTCCGCCGAATCTCGAACTCGCCAAACATCACATCGACATGCTCGAAGTGATCGAGACCAAGACCAAGGGCAACCTGACACCGGAGGAGAAGCGGATACTCGATACGACGCTTCACCAATTGAGAATGGGATACGTGGAGTCATTGCGGGGCGCGTCGGCACCGCCGCGAGGACCTCAAGCCTGA
- the dacB gene encoding D-alanyl-D-alanine carboxypeptidase/D-alanyl-D-alanine-endopeptidase produces the protein MNNRTWRSARFSWLFLLVIGGVLGPAPSVSRASDAPDAAAIAQLGRRLDDLLDSHHDPKVRLTARVVDLTSGAAIYEKNADTPLIPASNMKLMVMSAAIDQLGRDYQFTTSLSIRGRDLVIVGGGDPSFGDEKLCQQKGQAVTAVFHDWAAKLKAAGVKQVSGNIVIDDSIYDQQFVHPNWPSDQFQAWYEAPIGGLNLCDNCVDVVARPAASGKPAILSFSPGNTFLRFVNQTKSGGKQTVSVRRKRGSDSIIATGSVARPATLGPVTVSDPGLFFGSAFKTSLAAKGIKVLGKVVREKVKLGADRLPEGGHVIAVHSAPITGTLQRSGRNSLGMMAEGLMKAIGAHKKGIGSWATGREALSEFFAKVGASPGQYAIDDGSGLSRSNKVSAKAATQVLAYMYRAPGGAFEVLKSSLATPGDDGTLKRRLRGPLTKDRVFAKTGYINGVRTLAGYVQTTSGRWLAFAVFFNGSGKTRPLTQIQDKTCEVLAAWPKG, from the coding sequence ATGAATAATCGGACTTGGCGCAGCGCTCGGTTTTCTTGGCTTTTCCTGCTGGTTATCGGCGGAGTTCTCGGCCCGGCGCCGAGCGTGTCGCGCGCGTCGGATGCGCCGGATGCCGCCGCGATCGCCCAGCTTGGCCGGCGTCTCGATGATCTGCTCGACAGCCACCACGATCCCAAGGTGCGTCTCACGGCGCGCGTCGTCGATCTGACAAGCGGGGCCGCGATCTATGAGAAAAATGCCGACACGCCGCTGATCCCCGCGAGCAACATGAAGCTGATGGTCATGTCCGCGGCAATCGACCAACTGGGCAGGGACTATCAGTTCACGACCTCGCTTTCTATCAGAGGCCGCGACCTGGTGATCGTCGGCGGAGGCGATCCATCATTCGGCGATGAAAAGCTGTGCCAACAGAAGGGTCAGGCCGTCACGGCCGTCTTCCATGACTGGGCGGCAAAGCTCAAAGCGGCGGGCGTCAAGCAGGTATCCGGAAACATCGTCATTGACGATTCAATCTACGATCAGCAGTTCGTACATCCCAACTGGCCTTCCGACCAGTTCCAGGCATGGTACGAAGCCCCGATCGGAGGCCTGAACCTCTGCGACAATTGCGTCGATGTCGTCGCCCGCCCCGCCGCATCGGGAAAACCGGCAATCCTCTCGTTCAGCCCCGGAAACACATTTCTGCGATTCGTAAACCAGACCAAATCGGGCGGCAAGCAGACCGTCTCCGTTCGTCGCAAACGCGGCAGCGACTCAATCATCGCCACCGGCTCCGTCGCGCGACCTGCGACCCTTGGCCCCGTCACCGTCAGCGATCCCGGCCTCTTTTTCGGCTCAGCCTTCAAGACATCGTTGGCCGCCAAAGGAATCAAGGTTCTGGGCAAGGTAGTACGCGAGAAAGTAAAGCTGGGCGCTGATCGACTGCCCGAAGGCGGCCACGTCATAGCAGTTCACAGCGCGCCCATCACCGGCACGCTCCAACGCTCCGGACGAAACAGCCTGGGCATGATGGCCGAAGGCCTCATGAAGGCCATCGGCGCGCACAAGAAGGGCATTGGCTCCTGGGCGACCGGACGCGAGGCATTGTCGGAGTTCTTCGCGAAAGTCGGCGCCTCTCCCGGCCAGTATGCGATCGACGACGGAAGCGGCCTGTCCCGTAGCAATAAGGTGAGTGCCAAAGCGGCGACACAAGTCCTGGCCTACATGTATCGCGCGCCGGGCGGCGCCTTCGAAGTGCTTAAGAGCAGCCTTGCTACGCCCGGTGATGACGGCACACTCAAAAGAAGGCTCCGCGGCCCCCTGACGAAGGACCGCGTCTTTGCCAAGACCGGCTATATCAACGGCGTGCGGACATTGGCAGGCTACGTTCAAACGACGTCGGGCCGGTGGCTGGCCTTCGCCGTTTTCTTCAACGGCTCCGGCAAAACGCGACCCCTCACGCAAATCCAGGACAAGACCTGCGAAGTCCTCGCCGCCTGGCCAAAAGGTTGA
- a CDS encoding GGDEF domain-containing protein: protein MSAGQENGNRRLLIAADLNRLGPVAAECFAPRPIEGVNTYLEAIAEIPRAKTDAVLLGFDATCRKLEAAVAGMKSVAADIPLVLCCDPAHEPVVRKLIPHGLDAYVIWPPSARELEDVLGIPSNQTQRLWIEQPIVAPVPTAEELARLADILARSVAGDETMLDAMASLVCTALKASDATIVIEGGTGRAGRGAHRDAVLIEPILQDGRRIGQIRIGDRSIGGFTHEDTAKLRHYGALFGNVLAGITQARKWQQLAHTDDLTGLPNRRRLLQFLDEKIELARHQKATVTALIFDIDDFKRYNDTYGHDAGDQILVEVGRLFQQCSRRSDLVARHGGDEFVVVFWDPEGPRTPGSQHPEAFLPVVQRFREAMKHHTFSRLGREATGCLTISGGLAHFPWQASNATDLLKAADVALLQAKKAGKNRFWVIGDGPVCD, encoded by the coding sequence ATGAGCGCCGGACAGGAAAACGGCAATCGACGGCTGCTTATCGCCGCGGACCTGAACCGATTGGGTCCGGTGGCGGCGGAATGCTTTGCGCCGCGGCCGATCGAGGGCGTCAACACCTACCTTGAGGCTATTGCCGAAATTCCGCGGGCTAAGACGGACGCGGTTCTGCTCGGCTTCGACGCAACATGCCGCAAGCTTGAGGCGGCCGTTGCCGGAATGAAATCCGTGGCAGCGGACATCCCTCTCGTGTTGTGCTGCGATCCGGCCCACGAGCCAGTCGTCAGAAAGCTTATTCCCCACGGCCTGGACGCCTACGTGATCTGGCCGCCGAGCGCGCGCGAGTTGGAAGACGTTCTCGGGATTCCTTCCAACCAGACACAACGACTCTGGATCGAGCAGCCCATCGTCGCTCCGGTGCCTACGGCTGAGGAGCTTGCCAGATTGGCGGATATTCTTGCCCGATCGGTTGCCGGCGACGAGACCATGCTGGACGCCATGGCATCGCTGGTCTGCACGGCCTTGAAGGCGAGCGATGCGACCATCGTCATCGAAGGCGGCACGGGGCGCGCTGGACGTGGTGCACACCGTGATGCCGTCTTGATTGAACCGATTCTCCAGGACGGCCGTCGCATCGGGCAGATTCGCATTGGTGATCGTTCGATCGGCGGTTTCACGCACGAAGACACCGCCAAGCTGCGACACTACGGCGCCTTGTTCGGCAATGTGTTGGCGGGAATTACGCAGGCACGAAAATGGCAACAGCTCGCTCATACGGACGATTTGACAGGCCTGCCGAATCGCAGGCGTTTGCTCCAGTTCCTGGATGAGAAAATCGAACTCGCCCGGCATCAGAAGGCGACGGTCACAGCGCTCATCTTCGATATCGATGATTTCAAGCGCTACAACGACACCTACGGACACGATGCCGGAGATCAGATTCTGGTCGAGGTCGGCCGGCTCTTTCAGCAATGTAGCCGAAGGTCGGACCTTGTCGCGCGTCACGGCGGAGACGAGTTCGTCGTCGTCTTCTGGGATCCCGAGGGCCCGCGGACACCGGGGTCGCAACATCCCGAGGCGTTTCTTCCCGTTGTCCAACGATTCCGGGAAGCGATGAAGCACCATACGTTTAGTCGTCTCGGCCGCGAGGCGACGGGCTGCCTCACGATCAGCGGCGGGCTCGCTCACTTCCCCTGGCAGGCATCAAACGCTACGGACCTGCTTAAGGCCGCGGATGTGGCACTGCTGCAAGCGAAAAAGGCCGGTAAAAATCGATTCTGGGTCATTGGTGACGGCCCGGTTTGCGATTGA
- a CDS encoding aminopeptidase P family protein yields the protein MPVDVTDPAIQPGLVQQHLERIAAALTQHDADGVIVFRKTNIIAFTGVPLEPSDRLVCAFINSDGRIAFVVPAFEADQAGRLPPDSEIVTWQEHDDPYVAARIAAERIGLSKATILVDGHTWLDARDRLQAGMAGAKLVRDPGLLDNIRIIKSDEEISAIRAACDDTGKIYSLVRKHMRPGITERELSREVIDQLLRMGVTPHGDLIQGGPSASVPHQPTGHRRFINGDAVIVDFVARRFGYHGDMTRTFSVGAISDEIVSAYSVVREAQAAAIAAIKPGVTCEEVDRIARDVIEREGLGDYFTHRLGHGIGLDVHEPPYLVQGNRQKLEAGMCVTVEPGVYVPDRFGIRIEDVIAVTESGCEVLSASVPTDLSDSFR from the coding sequence ATGCCAGTTGACGTCACCGATCCGGCGATACAGCCGGGCTTGGTTCAGCAGCATCTCGAGCGAATCGCCGCTGCGCTGACCCAGCACGACGCCGACGGCGTCATCGTTTTCCGAAAGACAAACATTATTGCATTCACCGGCGTCCCACTTGAGCCATCAGACCGGCTCGTCTGCGCGTTCATCAATTCCGACGGGAGAATCGCATTTGTCGTTCCCGCCTTCGAGGCGGATCAGGCCGGTCGCCTTCCTCCGGATAGCGAGATCGTGACCTGGCAGGAGCACGACGACCCGTATGTCGCCGCAAGAATCGCCGCCGAACGAATCGGACTTTCGAAGGCGACCATCCTTGTTGATGGGCACACCTGGCTCGACGCCCGGGATCGACTTCAAGCGGGCATGGCCGGGGCAAAGCTCGTCCGAGACCCCGGCCTGCTTGACAACATTCGCATCATCAAGAGCGACGAGGAAATCTCCGCCATCCGCGCAGCGTGCGACGACACCGGAAAGATTTATTCCCTTGTTCGAAAACATATGCGTCCGGGAATCACGGAGCGAGAGCTCTCGCGCGAGGTCATCGATCAACTCCTGCGCATGGGCGTCACGCCTCACGGGGATCTGATTCAGGGCGGTCCCAGCGCGTCGGTCCCGCATCAGCCGACGGGACATCGCCGCTTCATCAACGGAGACGCGGTGATCGTGGATTTTGTCGCCCGGCGCTTCGGATACCACGGAGACATGACGCGTACGTTTTCCGTCGGGGCGATTTCAGACGAAATCGTCTCTGCCTACAGTGTCGTCCGGGAGGCCCAGGCGGCGGCCATCGCGGCCATCAAGCCAGGCGTCACTTGCGAGGAGGTTGACCGCATTGCCCGAGACGTCATCGAGCGTGAGGGGCTCGGTGATTACTTCACCCATCGCCTCGGCCACGGCATCGGGCTGGACGTACATGAGCCGCCTTACCTCGTTCAGGGAAATCGGCAGAAGCTAGAAGCGGGAATGTGCGTCACCGTGGAGCCCGGTGTTTATGTGCCTGATCGGTTTGGCATCCGCATCGAGGACGTGATTGCCGTCACTGAAAGCGGATGCGAAGTCCTTTCCGCGTCGGTCCCGACCGATCTATCCGATTCCTTCAGGTAA
- a CDS encoding proprotein convertase P-domain-containing protein, with protein sequence MSQTRPSRMLSRMCCLAIIALLLPAAPSLAQVMNQDYKRDPNRKPEAMRQVQMAPIDFAAINQEDDLRAAQGLPPRFAIPNVVQMTPENTGVWSNMPNGRRRWTLDINCENARSMNLGFTRFVMPEGGELVFRAADAQMAVRPFTAADNASHGQLWTPPLNTNHVVVEVTLPAEQVPALDLILGSINVGYREFGEVAAEAGAGPRSGSCNVDVVCTIADPWEAEINSVAVISTGGSTFCTGFMVNNTAQDLKPYFMTANHCGISSGNAASLVVFWNFQNSICRGTPGGGGTGDGTLSDFQTGSFFRAASSTSDFTLVELDEAPNPDWQVSFAGWDRQGLNPPSGACIHHPDTDEKRITFYDGSSLHPTHGSSWGCSAFPGPGDNTHIKVYWSLGVTEPGSSGSPLFDNNHRVIGQLHGGASSCSATGESISDCYGRISRSWTGGGTNSTRLSNWLDTGNTGAMFVDTISGAGLGVAPAGPTLHLGSVGGPFTNPTVVYTLSNPSPSPINYTVSLTSNFGILLDGGTSPLAGSLPALGGSVNVNVTLGAAINSLGAGIYNETIEFTDTTNSRIVQRLHTVEVGTTDFSTTPADGLSAGGPVGGPFTATQAYTVTSTRPTPVSVQIAANQPWISINGGAGPVNFVLNGIGDSQIVTIGYGATANALGAGLYNGSVSISNNSGGAGTTTRPVALDVGRYSYSATGLPTAISDNTTTTRTINVADNYCIADVDVQIDITHTYIGDLSIDLISPTGVTVRLHNRTGGSTDDIHKLYDDGVTNPDGPGTLGDFAGTQVQGVWTLNVRDNASQDVGTLDNWVLKIASTGLGNCAVRDLVHDYPLTTNPGWSVQGQWAYGVPTGSGGDPTSGFTGPNVYGYNLSGQYPNNMATPQYLTTTAINCSGLTGTQLRFRRWLGVESSSYDHASIQVSNNGTTWTTVYDHAGGSFSDTSWQLLNYNISAVADGQSTVFIRWGMGPTDTSVTYCGWNVDDVQIWAFVPDPCKGVLVADMNADTFIDGRDVQKFVNTLMNPGSATQQELCAADVSADANVDMADLDPFVSAVLGI encoded by the coding sequence ATGTCCCAGACTCGACCGTCCCGAATGCTGTCGCGCATGTGCTGTCTCGCCATCATCGCGCTCTTGCTTCCCGCGGCGCCCTCACTCGCGCAAGTGATGAATCAGGACTACAAGCGCGACCCGAATCGAAAGCCCGAGGCCATGCGTCAGGTGCAGATGGCTCCGATCGACTTCGCCGCGATCAACCAGGAAGATGACCTTCGCGCCGCCCAGGGCCTGCCTCCGCGATTCGCGATTCCCAATGTCGTACAGATGACACCAGAGAACACCGGCGTCTGGTCGAATATGCCCAACGGACGGCGTCGCTGGACCCTTGATATCAACTGCGAGAACGCTCGTTCAATGAACCTGGGCTTCACTCGATTCGTCATGCCCGAAGGCGGTGAACTGGTCTTCCGCGCCGCCGATGCTCAGATGGCCGTCCGCCCCTTCACCGCCGCGGACAATGCGTCGCATGGCCAGCTTTGGACGCCGCCGCTAAACACCAATCACGTCGTCGTGGAAGTCACACTCCCCGCCGAACAGGTTCCCGCCCTGGACCTGATCCTCGGTTCCATCAACGTCGGCTATCGAGAGTTCGGCGAAGTGGCTGCCGAAGCTGGGGCCGGACCGCGGTCGGGATCGTGCAACGTCGACGTGGTCTGCACGATCGCAGATCCGTGGGAGGCGGAAATCAATTCCGTCGCCGTCATTTCCACCGGCGGTAGCACCTTCTGCACCGGCTTTATGGTCAACAACACGGCGCAGGACCTCAAGCCCTACTTCATGACCGCCAATCACTGCGGCATCTCGTCCGGCAACGCCGCCAGTCTCGTCGTCTTCTGGAATTTCCAGAACTCCATTTGCCGCGGTACCCCCGGCGGCGGTGGCACCGGCGACGGCACGCTGTCCGATTTTCAGACCGGCTCATTCTTCCGCGCAGCGTCTTCCACCTCCGACTTCACCCTTGTTGAGCTCGACGAAGCGCCAAACCCCGATTGGCAGGTCTCCTTCGCTGGCTGGGATCGTCAGGGCCTCAACCCGCCCAGCGGCGCCTGCATTCACCATCCCGACACCGACGAGAAGCGCATCACCTTCTATGACGGGTCATCGCTTCATCCGACTCACGGTTCGAGCTGGGGATGCTCGGCATTCCCGGGACCGGGCGACAATACGCATATCAAAGTCTACTGGTCGCTTGGCGTCACTGAGCCCGGCTCCTCCGGCTCACCGCTTTTCGACAATAACCATCGCGTGATCGGCCAGCTTCACGGCGGCGCATCCTCATGCAGCGCCACCGGCGAATCGATCTCGGATTGCTACGGCCGCATCAGCCGTTCATGGACCGGCGGCGGAACCAATTCGACTCGCCTTTCCAATTGGCTCGATACGGGCAACACCGGCGCGATGTTTGTCGACACAATCTCCGGTGCCGGCCTGGGCGTCGCCCCCGCGGGCCCCACGCTCCACCTCGGCTCGGTTGGCGGTCCTTTCACGAACCCGACCGTTGTCTACACCTTATCCAACCCGTCGCCCAGCCCCATCAACTACACCGTCTCGCTGACATCGAACTTCGGAATTCTTCTGGATGGCGGCACCAGCCCGCTCGCCGGCTCACTTCCGGCCCTCGGTGGCTCGGTCAACGTGAATGTCACACTCGGCGCGGCCATTAATTCGCTCGGCGCCGGCATCTATAACGAAACCATCGAGTTCACCGACACCACCAACAGCCGAATCGTTCAGCGACTTCATACGGTCGAGGTTGGAACGACCGACTTTTCCACCACTCCGGCTGACGGCCTCTCCGCCGGCGGCCCGGTGGGCGGTCCCTTTACGGCAACTCAGGCGTACACCGTGACCAGCACGCGCCCGACCCCCGTCAGTGTGCAGATCGCCGCCAATCAGCCGTGGATTTCCATCAATGGCGGCGCTGGACCCGTCAATTTCGTCCTCAACGGAATCGGTGACAGTCAGATTGTCACCATCGGTTACGGCGCAACCGCCAACGCCCTGGGCGCCGGTCTCTACAACGGCTCGGTCTCCATCTCCAACAATTCCGGCGGCGCAGGCACGACAACTCGGCCCGTCGCACTCGATGTCGGTCGATACTCCTATTCCGCGACCGGCCTGCCCACGGCGATCTCGGACAATACGACCACGACGCGCACCATCAACGTCGCCGACAACTACTGCATAGCCGACGTGGACGTCCAGATCGACATCACCCACACCTACATCGGTGACCTTTCGATCGATCTCATCTCGCCCACCGGTGTCACCGTTCGCCTGCACAACCGAACCGGTGGATCGACCGACGACATCCACAAGCTCTACGACGATGGGGTCACCAACCCCGACGGCCCGGGCACGCTCGGCGACTTCGCCGGCACGCAGGTGCAGGGCGTCTGGACCCTGAATGTCCGCGACAACGCCAGTCAGGACGTCGGCACCCTCGACAACTGGGTGCTTAAGATCGCCTCCACCGGTTTGGGCAACTGCGCCGTGCGTGATCTCGTCCACGATTACCCGCTGACGACCAACCCCGGTTGGAGCGTGCAGGGCCAATGGGCCTACGGCGTTCCGACCGGCAGCGGTGGCGATCCCACCTCCGGCTTCACAGGTCCAAACGTCTACGGCTACAACCTTTCCGGCCAATATCCCAACAACATGGCCACGCCGCAGTACCTGACCACAACGGCGATCAACTGCTCCGGCCTCACCGGCACGCAACTGCGCTTCCGCAGATGGCTCGGGGTCGAGTCTTCCTCCTATGACCACGCCAGCATCCAGGTCTCCAACAACGGCACAACTTGGACGACGGTTTATGACCACGCCGGCGGTTCTTTCAGCGATACGTCCTGGCAACTGTTGAACTACAACATCTCCGCCGTCGCCGATGGTCAGTCCACCGTCTTCATCCGCTGGGGAATGGGCCCGACCGACACCTCCGTCACCTACTGCGGTTGGAACGTCGATGACGTACAGATCTGGGCTTTCGTGCCCGATCCGTGCAAGGGCGTACTCGTCGCCGACATGAACGCCGACACCTTCATCGACGGACGCGACGTTCAGAAGTTTGTGAACACGCTCATGAACCCCGGATCGGCCACTCAGCAGGAGCTCTGCGCCGCCGACGTATCGGCCGACGCCAACGTGGACATGGCCGACCTTGATCCGTTCGTCAGTGCCGTACTCGGTATCTGA